In Streptomyces durocortorensis, a genomic segment contains:
- a CDS encoding carbon-nitrogen hydrolase, with product MRLITAYNPPASPTRTRPAERAPLRVAAVQQRWHRDPAEHRAALLEGIRLAAAEGARVVCLQELTLSPYFAVVRRADHPEPAAPEELLTGPTFTFAAEAAREHGVYVHASLYEKAPAPGGEDDGLGYNTAILVAPDGTLAQRTRKTHIPVTEGYYEDDWFRAGPAGDDAFPLVEVDEAAFGLPTCWDQWFPELARAYSLAGADVLVYPTAIGSEPGFPGFDSQPLWQKVITGNAIANATFMIVPNRIGAENGLTFYGSSFVVDPYGRVLAQAPRDEPAVLVADLDLDARRDWLELFPFLTTRRPDAYGPLTETR from the coding sequence ATGCGTCTGATCACCGCGTACAACCCGCCCGCCTCCCCGACCCGCACCCGCCCCGCCGAGCGCGCACCCCTGCGCGTCGCGGCGGTCCAGCAGCGGTGGCACCGGGACCCGGCCGAGCACCGCGCCGCGCTGCTGGAGGGCATCCGGCTCGCCGCGGCCGAGGGCGCCCGTGTGGTGTGCCTCCAGGAGCTGACGCTCTCGCCGTACTTCGCCGTCGTCCGCAGGGCGGACCACCCCGAGCCCGCCGCGCCGGAAGAGCTGCTGACCGGTCCCACCTTCACGTTCGCCGCCGAGGCCGCCCGCGAGCACGGCGTGTACGTGCACGCCTCGCTGTACGAGAAGGCCCCGGCGCCGGGCGGCGAGGACGACGGCCTCGGCTACAACACGGCGATCCTCGTCGCCCCCGACGGCACCCTCGCCCAGCGCACCCGCAAGACCCACATCCCGGTCACCGAGGGCTACTACGAGGACGACTGGTTCCGCGCCGGTCCGGCGGGCGACGACGCCTTCCCGCTGGTCGAGGTCGACGAGGCCGCCTTCGGGCTGCCGACCTGCTGGGACCAGTGGTTCCCGGAGCTCGCGCGCGCCTACTCCCTGGCCGGGGCCGACGTCCTCGTCTACCCGACCGCCATCGGCTCCGAGCCCGGCTTCCCCGGCTTCGACTCCCAGCCGCTCTGGCAGAAGGTGATCACCGGCAACGCGATCGCCAACGCCACCTTCATGATCGTGCCCAACCGCATCGGCGCCGAGAACGGCCTCACCTTCTACGGCAGTTCCTTCGTCGTGGACCCCTACGGCCGTGTCCTCGCCCAGGCCCCCCGCGACGAACCCGCCGTCCTGGTCGCCGACCTCGACCTCGACGCCCGCCGCGACTGGCTGGAGCTGTTCCCGTTCCTCACCACCCGCCGCCCCGACGCGTACGGCCCGCTCACCGAGACCCGCTGA
- a CDS encoding LacI family DNA-binding transcriptional regulator, whose amino-acid sequence MTSRTVTLLDVARAAGVSKSTASDALQGSGRVAEATRDRVRAVARELGYRPNSAARRLRRASTGAVGLYLPQTATRLDYYMNLAFGAVARAQEEGLDVVLLAPAGAASGPVGSRVDGLLLIDPEVGDSAVPGLLDAGVPVVTGERYLGPAAGPSGAVVCDNAASLTALLDHVTGRGARRPAVLAPAGTSAWATALRATAASWGRAHGVEVALRTVPFAATPGEAEETTRALLSADPAVDAVICAPDGSAPGVLRAAAALGREVGGRHGTDGGSGGSSSGNGDGGRLGGAPLLVASCVDGTATRSSEPPVTAVDLRPAAYGRACAELLCDILADRAAPDTVRDHAWSLETRASTTPA is encoded by the coding sequence GTGACCTCCCGGACCGTGACCCTGCTCGACGTGGCCCGTGCCGCCGGGGTCTCCAAGAGCACCGCGTCCGACGCCCTCCAGGGCTCGGGGCGGGTCGCGGAGGCCACCCGGGACCGGGTCCGCGCGGTGGCGCGGGAGCTCGGCTACCGCCCCAACAGCGCCGCCCGGCGGCTGCGCCGCGCCAGTACCGGCGCCGTCGGGCTGTATCTGCCCCAGACGGCGACCCGGCTGGACTACTACATGAACCTCGCCTTCGGCGCCGTGGCGCGCGCCCAGGAGGAGGGGCTCGACGTGGTGCTGCTGGCGCCCGCGGGCGCGGCGAGCGGGCCGGTCGGCTCGCGCGTCGACGGGCTCCTGCTGATCGACCCCGAGGTCGGCGACAGTGCGGTGCCCGGACTGCTCGACGCGGGCGTCCCGGTGGTCACCGGCGAGCGCTACCTCGGCCCGGCCGCCGGCCCCAGCGGCGCCGTGGTCTGCGACAACGCCGCCTCGCTGACCGCCCTCCTCGACCACGTGACCGGGCGCGGCGCCCGCCGCCCCGCCGTACTGGCCCCGGCGGGCACCTCCGCCTGGGCGACCGCGCTGCGCGCCACCGCGGCCTCCTGGGGCCGGGCCCACGGGGTGGAGGTCGCGCTGCGCACCGTGCCGTTCGCGGCGACCCCCGGGGAGGCCGAGGAGACCACCCGGGCGCTGCTGAGCGCCGACCCCGCCGTCGACGCCGTGATCTGCGCCCCCGACGGCTCCGCCCCCGGCGTCCTGCGCGCCGCGGCCGCCCTCGGCCGGGAGGTCGGCGGAAGGCACGGAACCGACGGAGGCAGCGGAGGCAGCAGCAGCGGAAACGGCGACGGCGGCAGGCTCGGCGGCGCCCCCCTCCTCGTCGCCTCCTGCGTCGACGGCACCGCCACCCGCAGCTCCGAGCCGCCCGTCACCGCCGTCGACCTGCGCCCCGCCGCGTACGGCCGCGCCTGCGCCGAGCTGCTCTGCGACATCCTCGCGGACCGCGCGGCCCCCGACACCGTCCGCGACCACGCCTGGTCCCTGGAGACCCGCGCCTCCACCACGCCCGCCTGA
- a CDS encoding plantaricin C family lantibiotic has translation MANPNVGILEEIDDQNLDSVSAAGQGWGTLVSSLSCYGASYVLGNNGNFCTATAECQNNCK, from the coding sequence ATGGCGAACCCGAACGTCGGCATCCTCGAAGAGATCGACGACCAGAACCTCGACTCCGTCAGCGCCGCCGGCCAGGGCTGGGGAACCCTCGTGTCCTCCCTGTCCTGCTACGGCGCCAGCTACGTCCTGGGGAACAACGGGAACTTCTGCACCGCGACCGCGGAGTGCCAGAACAACTGCAAGTGA
- a CDS encoding type 2 lanthipeptide synthetase LanM family protein, which yields MNSHDVSPGPGTSEALRTYLPELTDPVLIAHVEERLRAAAGARTAAEPQPRPEQPVPYDPSLDPDGLFHDYFRHFVGPWTDLVRDAAAQSPLVADPGAVVDDFLVHQTGLVSRLMIRTLVEELHQRRSAGLLDGGSPEERYAAFRRWTNSASGHGELLGRYPHLFHLVHSQVGSAARYVVELLRELDSAAPRLGTLIPGGAGDARVERLVLGEGDTHNGGRSVAQVLFTDGRRVLYKPHPIGAEAGYSSFVSWMNGRLGTDLPTVAVLPTEHGGFVEFIPTEEYAGEEKDYFARIGTLAGILFLLRATDIHFENMVSCAAGPVVIDTETLLSPRLNLPEAYDDGAASKIAALTLRESIIGSGLLPLVVRAGDDDHGMDIGAIGYDTGQRSPYKSLSLQNPGRDDMFVGMVTTTTTAANANLAVQRATQLPVNDQRDIIKREFSRVLRYAAQQPDAVVHAIEEFLGDVQFRHVNQATIFYTQLLRMATHPHAMADPVVRAAVLNRTVLRTGDSPEIADAEVRQMARGDVPYFSYTARSRALGSTDGTVRADALAEPPLTTVRERVHGLDEAVIERELRLIDFSFVNKLPTEQEETGFVPVRPAGRPPVAVDRDRFVHEAVRVGERLLATRVASTEPRHPATWIAPQVTTDSQSQWSPGTLGYDLYGGSPGPALVLAALARETGRADFAAAARGVLDPVEEQLRGGALAEQGVSVGGMTGMAGTAYALVVARDLLDEPEAGRLGELARELARCSGAEIGTDFLSGMAGALSVGLALHERATDPAERAVVAEAVRTIAARETEALGGFGLQDPRVTPYTGYAHGAMGIAPVLLRYGAEFDDPDVHGLGLRILGAVLESQAESDRDWPRVWGEPERSYGWCHGAPGILLGALMSNQHAPGAVSRPVLDRLAELTLARGFGNNPTYCHGDLAGAEIVRLGEDLVPGLFGEGAGGGGAEDLYPRLFDEVVERYGQRSDTKYAYTNSLMVGEAGLAWSVLHHLDPGSHPSLLRLA from the coding sequence ATGAACAGTCACGACGTCTCCCCCGGCCCCGGCACGTCCGAAGCGCTTCGGACGTATCTGCCGGAGCTGACCGACCCCGTGCTGATCGCACACGTCGAGGAACGGCTGCGGGCAGCAGCAGGGGCAAGGACAGCCGCCGAGCCGCAACCCCGCCCCGAGCAACCCGTCCCGTACGACCCCTCCCTCGACCCCGACGGGCTCTTCCACGACTACTTCCGGCACTTCGTCGGGCCCTGGACGGACCTCGTCCGCGATGCCGCCGCGCAGTCCCCCCTGGTCGCCGACCCGGGGGCCGTGGTCGACGACTTCCTCGTGCACCAGACCGGGCTCGTCTCCCGGCTGATGATCCGCACCCTGGTCGAGGAGCTCCACCAGCGGCGTTCGGCGGGCCTGCTCGACGGGGGCAGCCCCGAGGAGCGGTACGCGGCCTTCCGGCGGTGGACCAACAGCGCGTCCGGGCACGGCGAGCTGCTCGGCCGCTACCCGCACCTCTTCCACCTGGTGCACAGCCAGGTCGGCTCCGCGGCCCGCTACGTCGTCGAGCTGCTCCGCGAACTCGACTCCGCCGCACCCCGGTTGGGCACCCTGATACCCGGCGGCGCGGGGGACGCCCGCGTCGAGCGCCTCGTCCTCGGCGAGGGCGACACCCACAACGGCGGGCGGTCCGTCGCACAGGTCCTGTTCACCGACGGCCGCCGGGTCCTCTACAAGCCGCACCCGATCGGCGCGGAGGCGGGCTACAGCTCCTTCGTCTCCTGGATGAACGGGCGGCTCGGCACCGATCTGCCGACCGTCGCCGTGCTGCCGACCGAGCACGGCGGGTTCGTCGAGTTCATCCCCACCGAGGAGTACGCGGGCGAGGAGAAGGACTACTTCGCCCGGATCGGCACCCTCGCAGGCATCCTCTTCCTGCTGCGGGCCACCGACATCCACTTCGAGAACATGGTCTCCTGCGCCGCCGGGCCGGTCGTCATCGACACCGAGACCCTGCTGTCGCCCCGGCTGAACCTCCCCGAGGCGTACGACGACGGGGCCGCCTCCAAGATCGCGGCGCTCACGCTCCGGGAGTCGATCATCGGTTCCGGGCTGCTGCCGCTCGTCGTGCGCGCCGGGGACGACGACCACGGCATGGACATCGGTGCGATCGGCTACGACACCGGCCAGCGTTCCCCGTACAAGTCGCTGAGCCTCCAGAACCCGGGCCGCGACGACATGTTCGTCGGGATGGTCACCACGACGACCACCGCCGCCAACGCCAACCTCGCCGTGCAGCGCGCGACCCAGCTGCCCGTCAACGACCAACGGGACATCATCAAGCGCGAGTTCAGCCGGGTCCTGCGGTACGCGGCACAGCAGCCGGACGCGGTCGTCCACGCGATCGAGGAGTTCCTCGGCGACGTGCAGTTCCGGCACGTCAACCAGGCGACCATCTTCTACACCCAGTTGCTGCGCATGGCGACGCACCCGCACGCGATGGCCGACCCGGTCGTCCGCGCAGCCGTCCTGAACCGGACCGTCCTGCGCACCGGCGACTCCCCCGAGATCGCTGACGCCGAGGTCCGGCAGATGGCCCGGGGCGACGTCCCCTACTTCTCGTACACCGCCCGGTCCCGCGCGCTCGGCTCCACGGACGGGACGGTCCGGGCCGACGCCCTGGCCGAACCGCCGCTGACCACCGTGCGCGAGCGGGTCCACGGGCTCGACGAGGCGGTCATCGAGCGCGAACTGCGCCTGATCGACTTCTCGTTCGTCAACAAGCTGCCGACCGAGCAGGAGGAGACCGGGTTCGTGCCCGTGCGCCCGGCGGGCAGGCCCCCCGTCGCCGTGGACCGGGACCGGTTCGTCCACGAGGCCGTACGGGTCGGGGAGCGACTGCTCGCGACCCGGGTGGCGAGCACCGAGCCCCGTCACCCGGCGACCTGGATAGCCCCGCAGGTCACCACCGACTCGCAGAGCCAGTGGAGTCCGGGCACCCTCGGCTACGACCTGTACGGCGGCAGCCCCGGGCCCGCCCTCGTCCTCGCCGCCCTGGCCCGCGAGACGGGACGGGCGGACTTCGCGGCAGCGGCGCGCGGCGTGCTGGACCCGGTCGAGGAGCAGCTGCGCGGCGGCGCCCTCGCCGAGCAGGGGGTGTCGGTGGGCGGGATGACCGGGATGGCCGGTACCGCGTACGCCCTCGTCGTGGCCCGTGACCTGCTGGACGAGCCGGAGGCCGGGCGCCTCGGCGAGCTGGCCCGGGAGCTGGCCCGGTGCTCGGGGGCGGAGATCGGCACCGACTTCCTCAGCGGCATGGCGGGCGCGCTGTCCGTCGGCCTCGCGCTGCACGAGCGCGCCACGGACCCCGCCGAACGGGCGGTCGTCGCGGAGGCGGTCCGCACCATCGCCGCCCGCGAGACCGAGGCGCTCGGCGGCTTCGGGCTCCAGGACCCCCGGGTCACCCCGTACACCGGTTACGCGCACGGGGCCATGGGCATCGCGCCCGTACTGCTGCGCTACGGCGCCGAGTTCGACGACCCGGACGTGCACGGGCTCGGGCTGCGCATCCTCGGCGCGGTCCTCGAATCCCAGGCGGAGAGCGACCGCGACTGGCCGCGCGTGTGGGGCGAGCCGGAGCGCTCGTACGGCTGGTGCCACGGCGCCCCCGGGATTCTGCTGGGCGCGCTGATGAGCAACCAGCACGCGCCCGGAGCCGTCTCACGCCCGGTGCTGGACCGGCTGGCGGAGCTGACCCTCGCCCGAGGCTTCGGCAACAACCCGACGTACTGCCACGGCGACCTGGCCGGAGCGGAGATCGTCCGGCTCGGGGAGGACCTGGTCCCGGGACTGTTCGGCGAGGGCGCCGGGGGCGGCGGTGCCGAGGACCTGTACCCGCGCCTCTTCGACGAGGTCGTCGAGCGGTACGGGCAGCGCTCGGACACCAAGTACGCGTACACCAACAGCCTCATGGTCGGGGAGGCCGGACTCGCCTGGTCCGTCCTCCACCACCTGGACCCGGGGAGCCACCCCTCCCTGCTGCGCCTCGCCTAG
- a CDS encoding class II lanthipeptide, LchA2/BrtA2 family, protein MGDIAMNDTTGYVSADELVELADAPDSLAAGITPTIVPATAVTTVIVGASAAMQGGCPTSGCTKRC, encoded by the coding sequence ATGGGCGACATCGCCATGAACGACACCACCGGATACGTCAGCGCCGACGAGCTCGTGGAGCTCGCGGACGCGCCGGACTCGCTGGCCGCGGGCATCACGCCCACCATCGTCCCGGCCACCGCCGTCACCACGGTGATCGTCGGCGCCAGCGCCGCGATGCAGGGCGGCTGCCCGACGAGCGGCTGCACCAAGCGCTGCTGA
- the lanM gene encoding type 2 lanthipeptide synthetase LanM, translated as MHLSDAFLDELVQRITEERADVFGAFYTPYLRDGAQRIAGLAASPQGPDGIDGVADLAGVAESALRSLMSHCVETGVRTLIASFRAQDTGYEAFHAHLAETTGREAVLARFPELDRLLRLVTARTARTVADVLHAAAADRAELEILLGGPGRIVSLTPGLGDAHRGGRTVCLVVRDDGSRAVYKPQQDNCQQLLTTLRTLLDADGSFFGPLHPRTLVRPAHVWQEFVAHADLDGTAEHSARYFRRFGRSAALLAMLGATDLHHENIIATPAGPVVIDTETLVSLPNSAPGQSGSAAAALNLDIEHSVLNTLLLPARYAGAKLDVDISGIGCVRPEASEHLQSYAVVDAGSDDIRFDRSQVVVEHGANMATVAGEPLDPRRWTDDLVAGYREARALLTAHRAALEEAVRGSADWAVRQVVRPTYVYARFLEASTHPVHLGSRKDRAELLGKLPRHYRGTAAESADAVHREEVAALLDLDVPFFTVDCDSTLLRGDFDEEIRSAAQVTPRESAVAAVGSFFARPADRDPTYIRYALAGSADDVWETRRPGTTAGGDPTLPGLADPGDWHALLRGLVVGGADAPTWLTPRLRGDGLRLGGVDATLYDGGGLLLHLAQSAARTGVSPVGVDLERVCAGAVHTRPTVLDGSPLSMSPFTGVLSDLVTDWEIRRLADPDARFRDDVHFRPADGTFDVDALSAADFDHLNGYGGYLVHLAAHTRAGAGEVTGAGAERLLRRLVAVDGDPATYAEGTELGLAHGRFGRITALSAMVAAGLDGDSGARAHLELFAEAYGRHRWQDAALRDRGAGSTGWCKGYAGIAYAHATLLTALGEPAGRVADAVAPEIARVLEPGPTGTETGTAPGPDLSLCHGLAGRIAVLCHLADLLGRPDLRDGAAALHTGFLDRYGEGGWSCGIGTEPLLPSYFLGLSGWFAAQQMLGHPGTGLPRCLGGR; from the coding sequence GTGCACCTGAGCGACGCGTTCCTCGACGAGCTGGTCCAGCGCATCACCGAGGAGAGGGCAGACGTATTCGGCGCTTTCTACACGCCGTACCTCCGCGACGGCGCCCAGCGCATCGCCGGGCTCGCCGCCTCCCCCCAGGGCCCGGACGGCATCGACGGCGTGGCGGATCTCGCCGGGGTCGCCGAGTCCGCGCTCCGCTCCCTCATGAGCCACTGTGTCGAGACCGGCGTACGCACCCTGATCGCCTCCTTCCGCGCCCAGGACACCGGCTACGAGGCGTTCCACGCCCACCTCGCCGAGACCACGGGCCGCGAGGCGGTCCTCGCCCGATTCCCCGAGCTGGACCGGCTGCTGCGCCTGGTCACCGCCCGTACCGCCCGTACGGTGGCCGACGTGCTGCACGCCGCGGCCGCGGACCGGGCCGAGCTGGAGATACTCCTCGGCGGGCCCGGCCGCATCGTGTCGCTCACCCCGGGGCTCGGCGACGCCCACCGGGGCGGGCGGACGGTCTGCCTGGTGGTCCGGGACGACGGCTCGCGCGCCGTGTACAAGCCGCAGCAGGACAACTGCCAGCAGCTCCTGACCACCCTGCGCACGCTCCTCGACGCGGACGGTTCCTTCTTCGGGCCGCTGCACCCGCGCACCCTCGTCCGGCCGGCCCACGTCTGGCAGGAGTTCGTCGCGCACGCCGACCTCGACGGGACGGCGGAGCACAGCGCCCGCTACTTCCGGCGCTTCGGCCGGTCCGCCGCGCTCCTGGCCATGCTCGGGGCCACCGACCTGCACCACGAGAACATCATCGCCACCCCCGCGGGGCCGGTCGTCATCGACACCGAGACCCTGGTGTCGCTGCCCAACTCCGCACCGGGACAGTCGGGTTCCGCGGCCGCCGCGCTCAACCTGGACATCGAGCACTCCGTCCTCAACACCCTTCTCCTCCCGGCCCGTTACGCCGGGGCCAAGCTGGACGTCGACATCTCGGGGATCGGCTGCGTACGGCCCGAGGCGTCCGAGCACCTCCAGTCGTACGCGGTCGTGGACGCCGGGAGTGACGACATCCGCTTCGACCGCAGCCAGGTCGTCGTCGAGCACGGCGCCAACATGGCCACCGTGGCGGGCGAGCCGCTGGACCCGCGCCGCTGGACCGACGACCTCGTCGCCGGGTACCGCGAGGCCCGTGCCCTGCTCACCGCCCACCGCGCCGCCCTGGAGGAGGCCGTACGGGGCTCCGCGGACTGGGCGGTGCGCCAGGTCGTGAGGCCCACCTATGTGTACGCGCGGTTCCTGGAGGCCTCAACCCACCCCGTGCACCTGGGCAGCAGGAAGGACCGGGCCGAGCTGCTCGGGAAACTGCCGCGCCACTACCGGGGCACGGCTGCGGAGTCGGCGGACGCGGTGCACCGGGAGGAGGTCGCGGCGCTGCTCGACCTCGATGTGCCGTTCTTCACCGTGGACTGCGACTCCACTCTGCTGCGGGGCGACTTCGACGAGGAGATCCGCAGCGCCGCCCAGGTCACCCCACGGGAGTCCGCGGTCGCCGCCGTGGGGTCCTTCTTCGCCCGCCCCGCCGACCGCGACCCCACCTACATCCGCTACGCACTGGCCGGTTCCGCCGACGACGTGTGGGAGACCCGGAGGCCCGGGACCACGGCCGGCGGCGACCCGACGCTCCCCGGGCTCGCCGACCCGGGCGACTGGCACGCCCTGCTCCGTGGCCTCGTGGTCGGCGGGGCCGACGCCCCGACCTGGCTGACACCCCGCCTCCGGGGCGACGGGCTGCGCCTCGGCGGCGTCGACGCCACGCTGTACGACGGCGGCGGTCTCCTGCTGCACCTCGCGCAGAGCGCGGCCCGCACCGGCGTCTCCCCGGTCGGCGTGGACCTGGAGCGGGTGTGCGCCGGGGCCGTGCACACCCGGCCCACCGTGCTCGACGGGTCGCCGCTGTCGATGTCGCCGTTCACCGGAGTGCTCTCCGACCTGGTGACCGACTGGGAGATCCGGCGGCTGGCGGACCCGGACGCCCGCTTCCGGGACGACGTCCACTTCCGCCCGGCGGACGGCACGTTCGACGTCGACGCGCTCTCCGCCGCCGACTTCGACCACCTCAACGGCTACGGCGGCTACCTCGTCCACCTCGCCGCCCACACCCGGGCCGGGGCGGGTGAGGTGACCGGCGCCGGGGCCGAGCGGCTGCTGCGCCGCCTGGTCGCGGTGGACGGCGACCCGGCCACGTACGCCGAAGGCACCGAACTCGGGCTGGCCCACGGCCGGTTCGGCCGGATCACGGCCCTGTCCGCGATGGTCGCGGCGGGCCTGGACGGGGACAGCGGCGCCCGCGCCCATCTGGAGCTGTTCGCCGAGGCGTACGGCCGCCACCGCTGGCAGGACGCCGCCCTGCGCGACCGGGGGGCGGGCAGCACCGGCTGGTGCAAGGGGTACGCGGGCATCGCGTACGCGCACGCCACGCTGCTCACCGCCCTCGGTGAACCGGCGGGCCGCGTGGCGGATGCGGTCGCCCCGGAGATCGCCCGCGTGCTGGAACCGGGCCCCACCGGAACCGAAACCGGCACCGCACCCGGCCCCGACCTCAGCCTCTGCCACGGTCTCGCCGGCCGCATCGCGGTCCTGTGCCACCTGGCGGACCTGCTCGGCAGGCCCGACCTGCGCGACGGGGCCGCCGCCCTGCACACCGGCTTCCTCGACCGGTACGGGGAGGGCGGCTGGTCCTGCGGGATCGGCACCGAACCCCTCCTGCCCTCCTACTTCCTCGGCCTCTCCGGCTGGTTCGCGGCACAGCAGATGCTCGGCCACCCCGGAACGGGCCTCCCCCGCTGCCTCGGAGGCCGCTGA
- a CDS encoding peptidase domain-containing ABC transporter, translating into MRRVRRVREVQQFAQAECGLCCIAMVLSAYGSRDSVAALRREHEVGRDGLTIKEIASILRGRGFQVRAFRAGVQRLEQLTLPLIAYWDDSHVVIVEEIDERQVTVVDPGGGRRKYSTEEFAEHYSGLALEAVPTPEHRPERHREPSVWREFVRSLTGARRPLLQAFLMSLVLYSFTIFMPIATQYAVNDYAGYLEKAPIALVLVAFTAPMTVFFVLSLLRTVALASVIRSLGEAMMGKTFKRLLDLPYKYFANRSQGELFYRLSSITSVRDMISSQLSVVLLDLGSLIAIFSYMFYRSFTLGAAAFAVFLTMLAVAVATYRPIRRITEREISETTKSSSLQMEALSSIETLKVSGMTGTFFRDWQKVYAAGMEQTRRRIVLQGVATSGYAVFQVFGPLLVLAVGLWLVLNGSLDLGSAVAAQTLTATSLGMVMSLSGAFTQLITANAQVARVGDILHQPDDPGAFGDRPALVRGAVRLRNVGFSYPGSRTPALTDVSFDIRAGQRVAVVGSSGSGKSTLGKLLMGLYPIQSGDVGYDGVSIREISAETFYRSAAYVPQDIVLSNRSIADNIRFGVPDATMEAVVDAARQAHVHDDIAAMPLGYHTPVREMGGSLSGGQRQRIALARALARQPRVLVLDEATSALDTVTESRIAAALERLECTRIIIAHRLSTIVDADLVVVLEHGRVVQTGRHDELITEPGPYRELVRSQVDLNTV; encoded by the coding sequence ATGCGCAGAGTCCGACGGGTCCGCGAGGTCCAGCAGTTCGCCCAGGCCGAGTGCGGCCTGTGCTGCATCGCGATGGTCCTCTCGGCGTACGGCTCCCGCGATTCGGTGGCCGCCCTGCGCCGCGAGCACGAGGTGGGCCGCGACGGCCTCACCATCAAGGAGATCGCGAGCATCCTGCGCGGCCGGGGCTTCCAGGTGCGGGCGTTCCGGGCCGGGGTCCAGCGGCTGGAGCAGCTCACCCTGCCGCTCATCGCGTACTGGGACGACAGCCACGTCGTGATCGTCGAGGAGATCGACGAGCGGCAGGTCACGGTCGTCGACCCCGGCGGCGGGCGGCGCAAGTACAGCACGGAGGAGTTCGCCGAGCACTACTCGGGCCTGGCCCTCGAAGCCGTACCGACGCCGGAGCACCGGCCGGAGCGGCACCGTGAGCCCAGCGTCTGGCGGGAGTTCGTCCGGTCGCTGACCGGCGCCCGGCGCCCGCTGCTCCAGGCGTTCCTGATGTCGCTGGTGCTGTACTCGTTCACGATCTTCATGCCGATCGCCACCCAGTACGCGGTCAACGACTACGCGGGCTATCTGGAGAAGGCCCCGATCGCCCTCGTCCTGGTGGCGTTCACCGCCCCGATGACGGTGTTCTTCGTGCTCTCGCTGCTCAGAACCGTGGCGCTGGCGTCCGTGATCCGGAGCCTGGGCGAGGCGATGATGGGGAAGACGTTCAAACGGCTCCTCGACCTGCCCTACAAGTACTTCGCCAACCGCTCGCAGGGGGAGCTGTTCTACCGGCTGTCGAGCATCACGTCCGTACGGGACATGATCTCCAGCCAGTTGTCGGTCGTGCTGCTCGACCTCGGCAGCCTGATCGCGATCTTCAGCTACATGTTCTACCGCTCGTTCACCCTGGGGGCTGCGGCCTTCGCGGTGTTCCTGACGATGCTGGCCGTCGCGGTGGCGACGTACCGGCCGATCCGGCGGATCACCGAGCGGGAGATCAGCGAGACGACGAAGTCCTCGTCGCTCCAGATGGAGGCGCTGTCCTCGATCGAGACGCTGAAGGTCTCCGGGATGACCGGGACGTTCTTCCGGGACTGGCAGAAGGTCTACGCGGCGGGGATGGAGCAGACCCGGCGGCGGATCGTCCTCCAGGGCGTGGCGACCAGCGGCTACGCGGTGTTCCAGGTGTTCGGGCCACTGCTCGTGCTGGCGGTGGGGCTGTGGCTGGTGCTGAACGGTTCGCTGGACCTCGGTTCGGCGGTGGCGGCGCAGACGCTGACCGCGACGAGCCTGGGCATGGTGATGTCGCTGTCCGGCGCGTTCACCCAGCTGATCACGGCGAACGCGCAGGTGGCCCGGGTCGGCGACATCCTCCACCAGCCGGACGACCCGGGGGCGTTCGGCGACCGCCCGGCCCTCGTGCGGGGCGCGGTGCGGCTGCGGAACGTGGGCTTCTCCTACCCCGGCTCCCGCACCCCGGCCCTGACGGACGTCTCGTTCGACATCCGGGCCGGGCAGCGGGTCGCGGTGGTGGGCAGTTCGGGCTCGGGCAAGAGCACGCTCGGCAAGCTGCTGATGGGGCTGTACCCGATCCAGTCCGGGGACGTCGGATACGACGGGGTGTCGATCCGCGAGATCAGTGCGGAGACGTTCTACCGGAGCGCCGCGTACGTCCCGCAGGACATCGTCCTCAGCAACCGCAGCATCGCGGACAACATCCGCTTCGGGGTGCCCGACGCCACGATGGAGGCGGTCGTGGACGCGGCGCGCCAGGCGCATGTGCACGACGACATCGCGGCGATGCCGCTGGGCTACCACACGCCGGTGCGCGAGATGGGCGGCAGCCTCTCCGGCGGCCAGCGCCAGCGGATCGCGCTCGCCCGCGCTCTGGCCCGGCAGCCCCGGGTCCTCGTGCTCGACGAGGCGACGAGCGCGCTGGACACGGTCACCGAGTCCCGGATCGCGGCCGCGCTGGAACGGCTGGAGTGCACGCGGATCATCATCGCCCACCGGCTGTCGACCATCGTGGACGCCGATCTGGTGGTGGTGCTGGAGCACGGCCGGGTCGTGCAGACCGGCCGCCACGATGAGCTGATCACCGAGCCCGGCCCGTACCGGGAACTGGTCCGCTCGCAGGTCGACCTGAACACGGTCTGA